A genome region from Blautia coccoides includes the following:
- a CDS encoding ABC transporter permease — protein MRRTAGHVMQLLFGVICFICLAQALSCGETHTDKNTCVIQSGDQMDGYQALSLIRGSRDTDLHFTLWGESENILVAAPSLNRKTNASLITTAGSSGLVLPGTRTLENTDTGGCLIDEKLSVDLFGSSEICGETLLIEGRKYKILGILYGHRGIALIPAEKDTGTVIDRVSLKIPEKENQQETIRRFSGSTGIQGNLIPLYLYKAFSDALIRVTASFFLLFLLIGIFRKIKVRSRKYTVIFFLAAGLLSAAACIWVLDINIRVTGDMLPSKWSDFDFWSESARQKAGEAALLFKIEKSKMEYDQFTSSLTSVFFSLCSVLPGFLFLRSLRIKKLSSLLVMTVFFLLLSFSFCILHGPDSSLLVQERILWLFFPFCLLLKYLDTQLDDVPFWKKHP, from the coding sequence ATGAGGCGGACAGCGGGGCATGTGATGCAGCTCCTTTTTGGAGTCATATGCTTCATATGTCTTGCCCAGGCTCTTTCTTGCGGGGAAACCCATACGGATAAAAATACCTGTGTCATACAGAGTGGTGACCAAATGGACGGATACCAGGCCCTGTCCCTGATTCGAGGCAGCCGGGATACGGATTTGCATTTTACCCTCTGGGGAGAGTCCGAAAATATATTGGTTGCGGCACCCAGTCTGAACAGGAAAACAAATGCCAGCCTCATCACAACAGCCGGCAGCTCCGGTCTGGTCCTGCCCGGCACCCGTACTCTCGAAAATACAGATACCGGGGGCTGTCTGATCGATGAAAAATTGTCTGTGGATCTCTTTGGAAGTTCTGAAATATGCGGGGAGACCCTTCTGATAGAGGGCAGAAAATATAAAATCCTGGGAATTCTCTACGGCCACAGAGGCATTGCCCTTATACCGGCAGAAAAGGATACAGGAACTGTGATCGATCGTGTATCTCTCAAAATTCCCGAAAAGGAAAACCAGCAGGAAACCATCCGTCGTTTCTCGGGCAGTACAGGGATACAGGGAAACTTGATCCCATTGTACCTGTATAAAGCTTTTTCAGACGCTCTGATTCGTGTTACTGCCTCGTTTTTTCTGCTTTTTCTTCTGATTGGCATATTCAGAAAGATAAAGGTGCGCAGCCGTAAATACACTGTCATATTCTTCCTTGCCGCAGGATTATTAAGCGCCGCTGCATGTATATGGGTTTTAGATATAAACATCAGGGTCACAGGAGATATGCTTCCTTCCAAATGGTCTGATTTTGATTTCTGGTCAGAGTCGGCAAGGCAGAAAGCCGGCGAAGCGGCCCTGCTTTTTAAAATAGAAAAAAGTAAGATGGAATATGATCAGTTTACATCTTCTTTAACCTCAGTATTTTTCAGCCTTTGTTCTGTTTTGCCGGGCTTTCTTTTTCTGCGCAGTCTCAGGATCAAAAAGCTTTCCTCCCTCCTGGTCATGACCGTTTTTTTTCTGCTGCTTTCCTTTTCTTTTTGTATTCTGCACGGACCGGACAGCAGCCTTCTTGTACAGGAACGGATCCTCTGGCTGTTTTTTCCATTCTGTCTGCTGCTTAAATATCTGGATACGCAGTTGGATGATGTCCCGTTTTGGAAGAAACATCCATAG
- a CDS encoding carbohydrate ABC transporter permease, with product MSKKITGFLLLLLGAAVCYPVFFLFIGSLMGTGELKYHLGAVHGLGEGIVSWSLLPLTPTLRHYVELLLDTPEFFHMFWNSTALSAGILAGQLLVGVPAAWGFAKYEFPLKKLLFTLYILLMMMPFQVTMLSSYLVLSKMQLTDTLRAVILPCAFSTFPVFIMYRFFCGIPQAITDAAKIDGAGELAIFWHIGIPLGSSGIVSAVVLGFLESWNLIEQPLTFFKSKNLWPLSLYLPKISPERAGISFAASVITLLPALFVFLCGQDYLEQGIVAAAVKE from the coding sequence ATGAGCAAAAAAATAACAGGATTTCTGCTGCTTCTCCTGGGAGCGGCTGTCTGTTACCCGGTTTTCTTCCTTTTTATCGGCTCCCTCATGGGAACCGGTGAATTAAAATATCATTTGGGTGCAGTACACGGACTTGGGGAAGGCATCGTGTCATGGAGCCTTCTTCCCCTTACCCCTACCCTCAGGCATTATGTAGAACTTCTCTTGGACACCCCGGAGTTTTTCCATATGTTCTGGAACTCCACAGCACTTTCCGCCGGTATTCTGGCCGGACAGTTACTAGTTGGAGTTCCCGCTGCCTGGGGATTTGCAAAATATGAGTTTCCCTTAAAAAAGCTGCTATTTACCTTATACATACTGCTCATGATGATGCCGTTCCAGGTGACTATGCTTTCCAGCTATCTGGTACTGTCCAAAATGCAGCTCACAGACACACTCCGGGCAGTTATTCTTCCGTGTGCTTTCTCCACCTTTCCCGTTTTTATCATGTACCGTTTTTTCTGCGGAATTCCCCAGGCGATCACGGATGCGGCAAAAATAGACGGAGCCGGTGAGTTGGCCATCTTTTGGCATATAGGTATCCCCCTTGGTTCCTCAGGCATTGTATCAGCGGTCGTACTGGGATTTCTGGAATCCTGGAATCTGATAGAACAGCCGCTGACCTTTTTTAAAAGTAAAAATCTCTGGCCGCTTTCTCTGTACTTACCAAAAATCAGTCCGGAAAGGGCCGGAATCTCCTTTGCCGCCTCTGTTATAACTCTGCTTCCCGCTCTTTTTGTTTTCCTGTGCGGACAGGATTATCTGGAACAGGGGATCGTGGCAGCAGCGGTCAAAGAATAG
- a CDS encoding biotin/lipoyl-binding protein gives MIHNKKQLPDIQKKAGQALAVFLAVMAFLTILSRAAANIITPTVVCIVPQKAALEYEITASGIVKEKQQQAVNTVPGIRVKKVLVSEGDRVSEQDILFELDMEDLEEKILLKNQEIEKLKLGLSDSREKSRLEQQNKSLEQSRADEDFQRTEESLDAQVQNASEALAEAQSRLEQFDIQKADAQESSPDSVGEELQKTSEERLLLLEQAEADLELKKELLEQAKTDNKPQDILAELEKDTEESQKAMQSAKEASLSADQALESWQAAREALEDQFSETQRQILADACMQAQNAYEDALRQREEGLTGAQRKIEDTRKRTAPDSTPKTTEMEIEALQIELDKYTALQKNNGQILSPAEGIVRKVQVEAGSATAESSSVTLADLSSGSRYTASIPKEQAEMIAEDVTVKLKSADGKKVSEELTINSINENKDDPDLTDIAVDIKNREFDIDEHASLEIKKQSVTYSCVVPLEALRMEDKQYLVLTVQETETILGKELTAVRTDVTVLEKNNTMAALKDDALNGSSQIILTSQKTVKAGDRIRLKEE, from the coding sequence ATGATCCATAATAAAAAACAATTACCCGATATTCAGAAAAAAGCCGGTCAGGCTCTTGCCGTATTTCTGGCAGTTATGGCTTTTCTCACAATTCTGTCACGGGCCGCAGCAAACATAATAACCCCAACCGTCGTATGTATTGTGCCGCAAAAGGCTGCCCTGGAGTATGAGATTACCGCATCAGGGATCGTGAAGGAAAAGCAGCAGCAGGCAGTCAACACCGTTCCCGGCATCCGTGTAAAAAAGGTTCTTGTCAGTGAGGGGGACCGCGTTTCCGAACAAGACATACTATTTGAACTGGATATGGAAGATCTGGAAGAAAAAATCCTGTTAAAGAACCAGGAAATCGAAAAGTTAAAGCTTGGATTAAGTGACAGCAGAGAAAAAAGCAGGCTGGAGCAGCAGAATAAAAGCCTGGAACAGAGCAGGGCCGACGAGGATTTCCAAAGAACAGAAGAAAGCCTGGACGCACAGGTGCAGAATGCCTCTGAAGCCCTTGCAGAAGCCCAGAGCCGTTTAGAACAATTCGACATTCAAAAGGCAGACGCTCAGGAGAGCAGTCCTGATTCTGTGGGAGAAGAACTGCAAAAGACCAGCGAAGAAAGGCTTCTTCTTTTGGAGCAGGCTGAGGCGGATCTGGAACTGAAAAAAGAACTTTTAGAGCAGGCCAAGACAGATAATAAACCACAGGATATTCTGGCGGAGCTGGAAAAGGATACAGAGGAGTCCCAAAAAGCGATGCAGTCAGCCAAAGAAGCCTCTTTGTCAGCAGATCAGGCCCTGGAGTCCTGGCAGGCGGCGAGAGAAGCCCTGGAAGACCAATTTTCAGAGACACAGCGCCAGATACTTGCAGATGCTTGTATGCAGGCTCAAAACGCCTATGAGGACGCTCTGAGGCAGAGAGAGGAAGGACTGACGGGCGCGCAGAGAAAAATCGAGGATACCCGGAAACGAACAGCACCGGACAGTACACCGAAAACCACAGAGATGGAAATAGAAGCTCTGCAGATAGAACTGGATAAATATACTGCACTTCAAAAAAACAATGGGCAGATACTTTCCCCCGCAGAAGGGATTGTCCGAAAGGTCCAAGTGGAAGCCGGCAGCGCGACAGCAGAGAGCAGTTCTGTCACCCTGGCGGATCTATCTTCCGGTTCCAGATATACGGCCTCTATTCCTAAGGAACAGGCTGAAATGATCGCAGAGGATGTAACCGTCAAGTTAAAATCCGCTGACGGAAAAAAAGTATCAGAAGAGCTTACCATAAATTCCATAAACGAAAACAAAGACGACCCTGATTTGACTGATATTGCAGTAGATATCAAAAACAGAGAATTTGACATAGATGAACACGCATCACTTGAGATCAAAAAGCAGTCTGTGACCTATTCCTGTGTGGTTCCCCTGGAGGCGCTCCGTATGGAAGATAAGCAATATTTAGTTCTCACAGTCCAGGAGACGGAAACTATACTGGGAAAGGAACTCACAGCCGTCCGCACCGATGTGACGGTTCTTGAAAAAAATAATACTATGGCAGCCTTAAAAGACGATGCTTTAAACGGAAGCAGCCAGATCATTCTCACCTCCCAAAAGACTGTAAAAGCAGGCGACCGCATACGCCTGAAGGAAGAATGA
- a CDS encoding sensor histidine kinase translates to MDKGRNKRIAVFIGLLALLLFGTLYTAFQWINTVHMENDMLLGRLILAKPETKGEYVSAVEGRSEFDISEALAAGRAAKAEYGYSGRYAAASPSIASFLPVLLLSALFFALLLSFLILYQKKLQSQAEFRIFRLEDQAAQLTQENRLLQSRIERETAETKTLVTDISHQLKTPLASLKMCYEIADTSSFTKEEQQSFLMQGKNEVIKLENLTKSLIQLSRLETNMILLEPVKASLKKTLQSAVNSVYMKAFQKNITLSVNEFQDEEVMQDPRWTQEALVNILDNAVKYSSPQSAVEIRVEPMVSYFLIEIEDQGMGIPKEERNQIFKRFYRGKSSAVQETDGSGVGLYLTRKILEEQGGSICVKSGRRGCLFQIVYPKTGYGIQQN, encoded by the coding sequence ATGGACAAAGGACGTAACAAAAGAATAGCTGTTTTTATAGGTCTACTGGCACTCCTTTTGTTTGGTACACTATACACCGCTTTTCAGTGGATCAATACCGTACACATGGAAAACGACATGCTTCTGGGAAGACTGATCCTAGCAAAACCTGAAACAAAAGGGGAGTATGTCAGTGCTGTAGAGGGAAGATCAGAGTTTGACATTAGTGAGGCACTGGCTGCCGGCCGGGCAGCCAAAGCTGAATATGGTTACTCGGGCAGATATGCAGCCGCTTCGCCCTCTATTGCCTCCTTTCTGCCTGTTTTGCTGCTGAGTGCCTTATTTTTCGCTCTTCTTCTGTCCTTTCTGATCTTATATCAGAAAAAGCTTCAAAGCCAGGCAGAGTTTAGGATCTTCCGGCTTGAGGACCAGGCGGCGCAGCTTACGCAGGAGAACCGCCTTCTGCAATCCCGGATAGAACGGGAAACGGCGGAGACAAAAACACTGGTCACAGATATTTCCCACCAGTTAAAGACCCCCCTTGCCTCCCTCAAAATGTGTTATGAGATTGCAGACACCAGCAGTTTTACAAAAGAAGAACAGCAGTCCTTTCTCATGCAGGGAAAAAATGAAGTGATCAAGCTGGAAAATCTGACAAAATCCCTGATCCAGTTATCCCGGCTGGAGACAAACATGATCCTTCTGGAACCTGTAAAAGCCAGCTTAAAAAAAACGCTTCAAAGTGCTGTCAACAGTGTTTATATGAAAGCGTTTCAGAAAAATATAACACTCTCCGTAAATGAATTCCAGGATGAGGAAGTCATGCAGGATCCCCGCTGGACCCAGGAGGCACTGGTGAATATACTCGACAATGCAGTAAAATACTCCTCCCCTCAGTCTGCTGTAGAGATCCGGGTGGAACCTATGGTCAGCTATTTTCTCATTGAGATAGAAGACCAGGGCATGGGGATTCCAAAAGAGGAGAGGAACCAAATCTTCAAACGCTTTTACAGGGGTAAATCCTCCGCTGTCCAGGAAACTGACGGCTCAGGCGTAGGACTGTATCTCACCAGAAAAATACTGGAAGAGCAGGGTGGAAGCATATGTGTAAAAAGCGGCAGAAGGGGATGTCTGTTTCAGATCGTATATCCCAAAACCGGATACGGCATACAGCAAAATTAG
- a CDS encoding response regulator transcription factor, with translation MKKTILLLEDDENLNRGISMRLEKEGYHVLSAFTAFEAEELFEKNEVHLIISDINLREGSGMDFCRRIREKSSVYIIFLTALDQETDIVAGYDIGADDYITKPFSLMILVSKVHALMKRVETSKPSVLKCGDIRVFLHEMKVWKNEEPLSLSKKELQLLIFFLENPQQIFSKEQIAEAVWDIDGQFVDDNTVPVNISRLKAKLEWDAVQNVRGMGYIWTKDVTKE, from the coding sequence TTGAAAAAGACTATATTATTATTGGAAGATGACGAAAATCTGAACCGGGGAATATCCATGCGTCTGGAAAAAGAAGGGTATCATGTCCTGTCTGCATTTACAGCCTTTGAAGCTGAGGAGCTGTTTGAAAAAAATGAAGTCCACCTGATCATCAGTGACATTAATCTGAGGGAAGGCAGCGGCATGGACTTCTGCCGCAGGATAAGAGAAAAAAGCAGTGTCTATATTATTTTCCTGACAGCTCTTGACCAGGAGACTGACATTGTAGCCGGCTATGACATAGGGGCAGATGATTACATTACAAAGCCCTTCAGCCTGATGATACTCGTATCAAAAGTACACGCGCTCATGAAAAGAGTGGAAACGTCAAAGCCCTCTGTTCTGAAATGCGGTGATATCCGTGTGTTCCTCCATGAAATGAAGGTGTGGAAAAATGAGGAGCCTCTATCCCTCAGTAAAAAAGAGCTGCAGCTTTTGATCTTTTTTCTGGAAAATCCACAGCAGATTTTTTCAAAGGAGCAGATTGCGGAGGCTGTATGGGATATTGACGGTCAGTTCGTAGATGACAATACCGTACCCGTCAATATCAGCCGCCTCAAAGCTAAACTGGAGTGGGACGCTGTACAAAACGTGAGAGGAATGGGATACATATGGACAAAGGACGTAACAAAAGAATAG
- a CDS encoding AraC family transcriptional regulator: MDWIERLNKAINYLEEHIREDIDLEQTAKIACCSTYHFQRMFTYMAGIPLSEYIRRRRMSLAAADLQRSDAKIVDIALKYGYTSPTAFNRAFQSVHKITPSAAKKAGTSIKSYPPISFKIMIKGVEEMNYRIEEKEAFRIVGISQPMHKEVEKNFEIVPQMWGKAAADGTIPKLAAMMDRQPMGLLGVSACNDREEWKYFIAVSSSLPATEDLEEYEVPASTWAIFSGSGTNLSIQELEQRIVTEWLPTSGYEYADKPDIEVYLNPDPQNAQYEVWIPIVK; this comes from the coding sequence ATGGATTGGATAGAACGTCTCAATAAAGCCATCAACTATCTGGAAGAACATATCAGAGAGGATATTGATCTAGAACAGACAGCAAAAATAGCCTGCTGTTCCACCTATCACTTTCAAAGAATGTTTACCTATATGGCAGGAATTCCGCTTTCGGAATATATCCGCCGCAGACGCATGTCCCTGGCGGCTGCGGACCTGCAGCGCAGTGATGCAAAAATAGTGGATATTGCCTTGAAATACGGCTATACTTCACCTACCGCATTCAACCGTGCCTTTCAAAGTGTACACAAGATCACACCTTCCGCAGCAAAGAAAGCAGGTACTTCCATAAAATCTTATCCTCCTATCAGTTTCAAGATCATGATAAAAGGAGTCGAAGAGATGAATTACAGAATTGAGGAAAAAGAAGCCTTCCGTATTGTGGGTATTTCACAGCCCATGCACAAGGAAGTGGAGAAGAACTTTGAGATTGTTCCACAGATGTGGGGCAAGGCGGCAGCCGACGGTACCATACCGAAGCTGGCTGCCATGATGGACCGGCAGCCCATGGGACTTTTAGGCGTCAGTGCCTGCAACGACAGGGAAGAATGGAAATATTTTATTGCCGTTTCCAGCAGTCTGCCTGCCACAGAGGATTTGGAGGAATATGAGGTTCCTGCTTCCACCTGGGCAATTTTCTCCGGTTCCGGCACCAATTTATCCATTCAGGAGCTGGAACAGCGGATCGTCACAGAATGGCTTCCCACATCCGGATATGAATACGCAGACAAGCCGGATATCGAAGTCTACCTAAACCCGGATCCCCAAAATGCCCAGTATGAGGTATGGATCCCTATTGTGAAATAG